Proteins from one Impatiens glandulifera chromosome 2, dImpGla2.1, whole genome shotgun sequence genomic window:
- the LOC124926561 gene encoding protein ALTERED PHOSPHATE STARVATION RESPONSE 1 has product MGCAQSKIDNEESVTRCKERRNHMKNAVSARNAFASGHAGYAIALKNTGAALSDYAQGEVDHEYDQDSHLHLHHHHQPQSISTPEPQSMEPTLLRPPPLPDFSPATPLQRSATMPEFSVTKESRKMKAIAIEEDDEEEREEIKDERNLTRRSKKGKAEPPLQQPLSPIRTPEPPPPLPEELKGVAWDYFFMTENIPGPSLDDPEMKDQNEDEEFDEHFDRKIEEEEEEEEEPKTPEKLVSHGFNTDVEEETPVVVMEKHFMHSKTAPSDILKRASNRKVGSNVNLMKVLGDIDDHFLKASEAAQEVSRMLEATRMHYHSNFADNQGHIDHAARVMRVITWNKSFKGVSNGEGQNGDIDLDEHETHATILDKMLAWEKKLYEEMKAGELMKMEYQRKVAQLNKLKKNSASAESLEKTKAAVSHLHTRYIVDMQSLDSTVSEVNDIRDHQLYPKLVGLVNGMATMWESMCIHHDSQQRIVEDLKSLEVTGTPKETTKQHHSHTIQIWEVVQKWQTQFDILVTNQKQYIHSLSEWLKLNLMPIESTLKDKTTSSSPPRPQNPPIYSLLQFWSTQLEKLPDEQAKSAITSFAAVIKAIIVHQEEEMKLKEKCEETRKEYLRKSQLFDDWYQKYMYKRTGSTEDDQDSTNNNNNNPISERQSVVEILKKRWEEEMEVHQRHCLQVREKSLGSLRIRLPELFRVLSDYSHACADAYQRLRVVAESQNANGGGGVHP; this is encoded by the exons ATGGGATGTGCTCAATCGAAGATTGACAATGAGGAATCAGTAACTAGATGTAAAGAAAGAAGGAATCATATGAAGAATGCTGTGTCAGCTAGAAACGCATTCGCATCAGGTCATGCCGGTTATGCTATAGCTTTGAAGAATACCGGCGCCGCTCTTAGCGATTATGCTCAGGGTGAAGTCGATCATGAATATGACCAAGACagccatctccatctccatcacCATCACCAGCCTCAGTCGATCTCTACTCCAGAGCCTCAGTCGATGGAACCGACTCTCCTGCGACCACCACCGTTACCTGATTTCTCTCCGGCGACGCCTCTCCAGCGTTCGGCGACGATGCCGGAGTTTTCCGTTACGAAGGAGAGTAGGAAGATGAAGGCAATCGCTATTGAAGAAGACGATGAGGAGGAGAGGGAGGAGATTAAGGATGAGAGAAATCTAACAAGGCGTAGTAAGAAAGGGAAGGCTGAGCCGCCATTGCAGCAGCCTCTTTCACCTATTAGAACACCAGAGCCACCTCCTCCTCTCCCGGAGGAGCTTAAGGGGGTAGCATGGGATTACTTTTTCATGACTGAAAACATACCAGGTCCTTCTCTAGATGATCCGGAGATGAAGGAtcagaatgaagatgaagaatttgATGAACATTTTGATAGAAAGATtgaagaggaggaagaggaggaggaagagcCAAAGACGCCGGAAAAGTTGGTTTCTCATGGTTTTAACACAGATGTTGAGGAGGAAACACCGGTGGTTGTGATGGAGAAACACTTTATGCATTCCAAAACTGCACCGTCTGATATTCTTAAGAGGGCTAGTAATAGAAAAGTTGGATCTAATGTTAATTTGATGAAAGTATTGGGTGACATTGATGATCATTTCTTGAAAGCATCTGAAGCTGCTCAGGAAGTCTCGAGAATGCTTGAAGCAACTCGAATGCATTATCATTCCAATTTTGCTGATAATCAAG GACATATTGATCATGCTGCAAGGGTTATGCGTGTTATAACTTGGAATAAATCGTTCAAAGGTGTATCAAATGGTGAAGGTCAAAATGGTGATATTGATTTAGATGAACATGAGACACATGCCACTATCTTGGATAAGATGTTAGCATGGGAGAAAAAACTGTATGAGGAAATGAAG GCTGGTGAACTCATGAAGATGGAATATCAAAGGAAAGTGGCGCAGCTgaacaaacttaaaaaaaacagcGCCAGTGCTGAATCTTTAGAAAAAACAAAAGCAGCTGTAAGTCATTTACACACTAGATACATAGTTGACATGCAGTCGCTCGATTCTACAGTCTCTGAAGTAAATGATATACGCGATCATCAGTTATATCCAAAACTTGTCGGTCTTGTTAACGG GATGGCGACAATGTGGGAATCCATGTGCATACACCACGACAGCCAACAAAGAATCGTAGAAGACCTAAAGTCTCTTGAGGTAACCGGAACCCCAAAAGAAACAACCAAACAACACCACAGCCACACGATTCAAATCTGGGAAGTTGTTCAAAAATGGCAAACACAATTCGACATTCTAGTAACAAATCAAAAACAATACATCCATTCTCTAAGCGAGTGGCTAAAACTAAACCTAATGCCAATCGAGAGCACCTTAAAGGACAAAACAACCTCATCGTCACCACCCCGACCACAAAACCCACCGATCTATTCCTTGTTACAGTTTTGGAGCACCCAACTCGAGAAACTCCCAGACGAGCAAGCGAAATCCGCGATAACCTCGTTTGCGGCCGTGATCAAAGCTATCATAGTTCATCAAGAGGAAGAGATGAAGTTGAAAGAGAAATGCGAAGAGACGAGAAAGGAGTACTTGCGTAAGAGTCAATTGTTCGATGATTGGTATCAGAAGTATATGTATAAGAGAACAGGTTCCACTGAAGACGATCAGGActcaacaaataataataataataatccgaTTTCAGAGAGACAGTCAGTGGTGgagattttgaagaagagatggGAAGAGGAAATGGAAGTTCATCAGAGGCATTGTCTTCAGGTGAGGGAGAAATCATTGGGGAGTCTTAGGATTAGGTTACCGGAGCTGTTTAGGGTTTTGTCCGATTATTCTCATGCATGTGCTGACGCTTATCAGAGATTGAGAGTGGTTGCGGAATCGCAGAATGCCAATGGTGGCGGCGGCGTTCATCCTTGA